ATTAGATAATCGATCGAGGTCCCAACCGATTTTTCGCCCAAATATTCAGTAGAAATCgcggaatatttttgaataaaattaaaaaaatcgcaagGACAACGCTCGCGACCAAAGTCATCAGTTATTTATTGCtcaattcaatttgaattgattatttattaggGAACTATGTATCAGTGAAATTTTCCACCTCGTGGAAATTTTCACCGATTTTTTCCACCTCgtcgaatttttcattgattttttccacctcgtggaatttttcactgattttttctctccgtgcagcGTACATGCTGGCGGACGACGGCTATGACGTCTGGTTGGGCAACAATCGTGGGAATATTTACTCCCGTCATCATCGCAGTATTCCACCGAGCAACAGAACTTTCTGGGACTTCAGGTAAAAACCGTAATATTTCCCTTGTTCGCCGAATAATCGAGCAAAATATACCCATTACCTTCCCAGTTACCACGAACTGGGAATTTACGATCTACCAGCGATGATAGATTACGTCCTGGTGAAGCTCGACAGGTCGAAACTCCTCTTCATTGGCCATTCCCAGGGTACAACGCAATTTTGGGTAATGACCTCGGAGAGGCCGGACTACAATGACAAGATCTCGTTGGCTGTTGGCCTTGCACCCGCAGCCTTCACCAGCAGCTTGCGGGGCCCTGTTACGACACTCGCACAGCTGACATACTTCGGTGTGGTAGGTCGCAAACCAGGGAAATTAGTTTTAATGTTTCATTACTTCCCGTGACCTTGAACTTTTCCACATTCGCGAGACGAATGAACTGTCTTCGTCAAGTTCATGGGTACAACCATTGCGCTGCTGGCACATGGAAGAATTCATGAATATTAATGGGAGGGAAATTGTTATTGAATGAGGATTGTGCTGATGGACAGCAGTACAATTACTCATAAAGTTTTAACCGCGAAAAAATTTGgcagaattaaaaaaaccaaATTTATGGCAAATCGGAGGGTTGAAAAGTTTTATTGCTGCCCGGAGCGATAAATTCTCTCTAGAAATTACGCGAAAAtcactgaattttcattgaacaataatttttgagacatgaaaagtgaaaattcagtttcatttggtaatttttccccggacgataattttctccaaaattaccaaacttttcggttaattttcattgaactttTTTGTTCGTCTGTTGATATTCTGTTCAGTGGGTCGGGGAGAGGTTCGGCTACCCTGAATTCGGGTCTCGATCGCCCTGGGGAAAATTCGTGTCCAACCTGATTTGCCATGGTGGAGCACCGACGCAATTTCTCTGCAGCAACGCGCTGTTTCTTGTCGCTGGTTTCAGCGCAGGTGAACTGGACATGGCGAATTTAACCGTAATCATAGGGCACGTGCCCGCCGGAGCCTCGTGGAAGCAATTCGTTCACTTCGGTCAGGGTTTTATAAAGCCAGGTACTGAGCTTCTGATGTTGactggaaattaaatttggtCTCtgttaatataattaaaaattgtcccTCGAAGGTCACTTTAGAGCATTCGATTACGGCGACAACAACCCCAAAAATCAGAAGCTGTATAATTCCCTGGTGCCCCCGGACTACCATCTTGAAAGAATTCGTGCACCAGTGGCGCTCTTCAGCAGTGATAACGACTGGTTGGCAACACCAGAGGTGAGTGACACCCGGGCATTATGATTGGATTATTTACGATTGTGAATATTAATGTTGAATCTCGATGTATCAATCAAACGTGAAAATTTCCACAGGACGTCAGCCGTTTGAGATCGAAACTGAGCAATGTTGTCATGGATTATAAAGCACCAAATACATTCAATCATTATGATTTCCTCTGGGGTAACTCGGCGCCTCAATTGGTTTTTGAACCTGTCCTGCGATTGCTGAGTCGATATCGATGATTGATTCATTTTAACCTACATCGCACAGTTCAAATATTTGTATCTAGTCAGTACAACAAAATTCCAAAGCAGTTACATATTTGCACGTTTTCTTATGATTAACTTTTGTATTACAAAAATCCGGAtctaaaattgtaaaaataaacaagAGTGAAGAAGAAAATGAGACTCGATCACTgagtattattattgtttatataAAAATGGCTGCAAATTACAAGTGGAGAACTTTTACTACTGTTGTACCTCTGGAAAATGCAATGAATCGAGAAGTGAGATTGATTTGTCGACtagttttaaataaaatatccccTTCACTATTCAATATCAACAGTTAACATCAAAACATCGACTACATTCTCGTGTTGATACTGATTACGAAATTTCTTCACCTCCCTCTGCCCTAATCAGCGATAAACGATTATTTTTGTCATCGTTGGAATGTTGAGAGCGTTGTTAACAAGCTCGTGCAAAGTAGGATATCTTCATTTTAttacctgattttttttcgcaatcaGAAATCTGTGGGAAAATTGGAAGCGATAAGAAGAGTGCCGCTGCAAAACAAGCAGCCACTCGTCATTTGTGAGATTTTATAAATGCTAACAATGCACGTGATTAGATATGGAGATAAACGTGCTTGTGTTAGATCAGGAATGAAAGCACTGCGGGAGGCCTTATTTCGGATAAGGAAAGACTTCGAGTGTTGGCACAAATCATTATAAAgcgttgaaaatttgaaacgtGAATTTCTTTTGCAAACGTCAATTAAATTTGACAAACGTAAATTGCGTTTAATGGcgctataaaattatttcttcaggTTTTGAAGAAAGTGTATTTTGCGGTGAAAATACAGcggtaaataaattgaagaggTGTTTTGGAGGAAACTATGAGCTTTCTCATTTCTCTTGAATtttctttcgaaaattcaCTTTTCGAACTCTGTGTGACAGTTCTCTACAGCTAACAATGTGATTTTGGTAGGATAGCCGAAGACGGATGGTCTTCTTCCATAGAAATGAGATATCATCAATTAAGCTCCGAGATGATATCAGGGACGAAGCAGTGAAACGATTCAGTTGatgtttttttccaaaattaaattgttaccTAAATCCACTTCTGAgataatcacaattttttttggctcctTGAAAAACACGTAAATCTCGACCaaatcattcaataaaattagaaTGGCTCAGCCCAAAAGTTCGAGTTAGTCTTCATATATGTATtaattttcgcaatttttcacgGTTGATTAATCAGCTTACTCAGTTCCGATGATAAGCCCATTAATCAAgagttgtaattttttctagaacaattttcttcTGTCCTTTTCgcaatacaaaataaataatgattaataaattcTTGGCATTGTCCTCACACCATTCCACTATCATTGCACGACTTGTGTATTTACTTTCGATTGATTAACCCTTATCAATCGATGACTATCGGCCAACGCCTCAATTTAAGGAGCCACGCCTTCCACTCGGATATTATCGTTCTAATCGACCGAGTTGTCCAACTTTTTGAAACCCACGTCATATCCCTTCGTAATTGATTACATCAAGAGAaatcttcgaaaaaaattacttctcgtttccaaaaatttatgCGAATGGTCCgtgaaaaattcccatttcctaacttgaattttccaattcgaTATCGGTAATCGGTGAGCGAACTGGgagttccgtcatttttaccgattATTCCCTCTCCCTATAAACATCAGATTTAAATCACTTTATCACCTCGCtacttccaattttatttctgcATCAATCACACTGCAATCTTGTCATTTTTCCGTTATCACGAACTCAGTGGGGATGAACTGAGCGGCTGATGGCGTTGATTGGCCATCTGGCTAATCTCACCTTCAGGACGATTCAATTTGATACGATATcaattatataaataataagttaACCCGTCCCCGAAATCAGTCGGCACATTTCCAATGACTATGGCAGGAGGAAGGGCATTCGAGGGGATGTTTACCTTTACCTTGATTCTTCTCGTGGCCCTTGCGGGGCTCAATGACGCAAGGGTGTCACCGAAAACCCCCATCGGCCGCAAATCCATATCGAAAAGTAACACGGAATATAACG
This genomic stretch from Diachasmimorpha longicaudata isolate KC_UGA_2023 chromosome 6, iyDiaLong2, whole genome shotgun sequence harbors:
- the LOC135163794 gene encoding lipase 3-like; the encoded protein is MMMLHGGLVWALAYSCLLGPLASFVGGLDKNPDTDLPTPDLASKYGYPLEAHRVVTDDGYILEMHRIPFGRFDNRRNHRSHRPPVLLQHGLGGSSADWVLTGPDKALAYMLADDGYDVWLGNNRGNIYSRHHRSIPPSNRTFWDFSYHELGIYDLPAMIDYVLVKLDRSKLLFIGHSQGTTQFWVMTSERPDYNDKISLAVGLAPAAFTSSLRGPVTTLAQLTYFGVWVGERFGYPEFGSRSPWGKFVSNLICHGGAPTQFLCSNALFLVAGFSAGELDMANLTVIIGHVPAGASWKQFVHFGQGFIKPGHFRAFDYGDNNPKNQKLYNSLVPPDYHLERIRAPVALFSSDNDWLATPEDVSRLRSKLSNVVMDYKAPNTFNHYDFLWGNSAPQLVFEPVLRLLSRYR